The Bubalus bubalis isolate 160015118507 breed Murrah chromosome 16, NDDB_SH_1, whole genome shotgun sequence genome window below encodes:
- the LOC102413783 gene encoding LOW QUALITY PROTEIN: olfactory receptor 10W1-like (The sequence of the model RefSeq protein was modified relative to this genomic sequence to represent the inferred CDS: inserted 1 base in 1 codon): MSWGNRSLWIEFVFLAYPSQSEPRVLSFLGVSVVYTWVIPGNVLIVAAMQIEARLHTPMCYFLGSLSGVEIGYTAVVVXHLLANILRSEKTITLLGCATQMGRFMGLGSADCFLLASMAYDRHAAICHPLQYPIIMPRTLCAHLVVASVVLGLCLSFQLVAFVFSLPFCPARGIQHFYCDVPPVMCLVCAQSHRHEQSVLVVATLAIAVPFLLITASYASIVAAVFQAHSAVGHCRAFSTCSSHLTVVLLQYGCCAFMYLRPSSSYHPEQDQFVSLVYTLGTPLLNPFVYTLRNSEMKGAIARVLARNCLPQES, encoded by the exons ATGTCCTGGGGAAACCGCTCATTGTGGATAGAATTCGTGTTCCTGGCCTATCCCTCCCAGTCAGAGCCGCGCGTCTTGTCCTTCCTTGGGGTCAGCGTGGTTTATACATGGGTCATCCCCGGGAATGTCCTCATCGTGGCGGCCATGCAGATCGAAGCCCGCCTCCACACGCCCATGTGCTATTTCCTGGGCAGCCTCTCGGGAGTAGAAATCGGCTACACTGCTGTGGTGG CCCACCTCCTGGCCAACATCCTACGGTCGGAGAAGACCATCACCCTGCTGGGCTGTGCCACTCAGATGGGCCGCTTCATGGGGCTGGGCAGTGCCGACTGCTTCCTCCTAGCTTCCATGGCCTACGACCGCCACGCTGCCATCTGCCACCCGCTGCAGTACCCTATCATAATGCCTCGGACGCTTTGTGCCCACTTGGTGGTGGCCTCCGTGGTCCTCGGCCTCTGCCTGTCCTTCCAGCTGGTGGCCTTTGTCTTCTCTCTGCCCTTCTGCCCAGCTCGGGGCATTCAGCACTTTTACTGTGATGTGCCCCCAGTGATGTGTCTTGTTTGTGCCCAGAGCCACAGGCATGAACAGTCAGTGCTGGTGGTGGCCACACTGGCCATCGCGGTGCCTTTCCtcctgatcactgcctcctacgCCTCCATCGTGGCCGCGGTGTTCCAGGCCCACTCAGCCGTGGGCCACTGCCGGGCGTTttccacctgctcctcccacctcaccGTGGTCCTGCTGCAGTACGGCTGCTGCGCCTTCATGTACCTGCGGCCCAGCTCCAGCTACCACCCCGAACAGGATCAGTTTGTCTCCCTGGTGTACACACTGGGGACCCCATTGCTGAACCCATTTGTCTACACCCTGAGGAACAGTGAGATGAAAGGGGCCATAGCAAGAGTTCTTGCCAGGAATTGCCTCCCCCAGGAAAGCTAg